One part of the Flavobacterium johnsoniae UW101 genome encodes these proteins:
- the cobA gene encoding uroporphyrinogen-III C-methyltransferase: MQNLKTPKLTIVGAGPGDVELITMKAIKALKSADVVLYDALVNEELLEYASNAEIVFVGKRLGCHAYTQDQINDLIVSMAKTYGHVVRLKGGDPFVFGRGSEEIEFAEDFGIETAIVPGISSALGVPASVGISLTQRKVAESFWVITGTTSDHKLSKDVQLASKSAATVVILMGMHKLNEIISIYQENRNEDLPIAIIQNGTKNSEQKVIGTINTITKLVAEKNISSPAIIVIGEVVRNTSSWISYFQEHFEDEFIFQNLNL; the protein is encoded by the coding sequence ATGCAAAACTTAAAAACACCAAAATTGACAATTGTTGGCGCAGGTCCGGGCGACGTTGAGCTGATTACAATGAAAGCTATAAAAGCTTTAAAAAGTGCCGATGTAGTTTTGTATGACGCTTTAGTCAACGAAGAATTATTAGAATATGCATCAAATGCAGAAATTGTTTTTGTTGGAAAACGATTAGGATGCCATGCATACACACAAGATCAAATTAACGATTTGATTGTTTCGATGGCGAAAACTTACGGACATGTGGTGCGCTTAAAAGGCGGAGATCCGTTTGTTTTTGGAAGAGGAAGCGAAGAAATCGAGTTTGCAGAAGATTTCGGAATTGAAACTGCTATTGTTCCCGGGATTTCATCGGCTTTGGGAGTTCCTGCTTCGGTTGGAATTAGTTTAACACAGCGCAAAGTTGCCGAAAGTTTTTGGGTTATTACAGGAACAACATCCGATCATAAATTATCAAAAGATGTTCAGTTAGCTTCAAAATCGGCTGCAACGGTAGTTATTTTGATGGGCATGCACAAGTTGAACGAAATCATTTCGATTTATCAGGAAAACAGAAATGAAGATTTACCAATCGCCATCATTCAAAACGGAACCAAAAATTCAGAACAAAAAGTGATTGGAACGATCAATACAATCACTAAATTGGTTGCTGAAAAAAATATATCATCGCCAGCTATTATTGTGATTGGCGAAGTAGTGAGAAATACTTCGAGCTGGATTTCCTATTTTCAGGAACATTTTGAAGACGAATTCATTTTCCAGAATTTAAATTTATAA
- a CDS encoding molybdenum cofactor guanylyltransferase has translation METLTTFILCGGKSSRMQSEKGLVLFQHKPFIEHIIQAILPITEQIKLITASKEYDYLPYEKIPDLVLDKGPLGGIYTALSHSETEFNLILSCDIPLISTELLQELISKHTEEAGITVFASESKTHPLIGIYSKKILPIIKSAIEADELKMMDLLAKVPHQILNIEESENFHLTNINSADELNDLNINLS, from the coding sequence ATGGAAACACTAACAACATTTATTCTTTGCGGAGGAAAAAGCTCCAGAATGCAGTCAGAAAAAGGATTGGTTTTGTTTCAGCACAAACCGTTTATTGAACATATAATTCAGGCAATTCTGCCTATTACAGAGCAGATAAAATTAATTACAGCATCAAAAGAATACGATTACCTGCCGTATGAAAAAATCCCGGATCTGGTTTTAGATAAAGGACCATTAGGCGGTATTTATACCGCATTATCCCATTCTGAAACCGAATTCAATCTGATTTTAAGCTGCGATATTCCGTTAATTTCAACCGAATTATTACAGGAATTAATATCAAAACATACCGAAGAAGCCGGTATTACTGTTTTTGCTTCAGAAAGTAAAACACATCCATTAATTGGAATTTATTCAAAAAAAATTCTTCCGATTATCAAAAGTGCAATTGAAGCTGATGAATTGAAAATGATGGATTTGTTGGCAAAAGTACCGCATCAGATTTTAAATATAGAAGAAAGCGAAAACTTTCATTTAACCAATATTAATTCAGCCGACGAATTAAACGATCTGAATATCAATTTAAGTTAA